A part of Candida albicans SC5314 chromosome 2, complete sequence genomic DNA contains:
- a CDS encoding uncharacterized protein (Ortholog(s) have mRNA 3'-UTR binding, translation repressor activity, nucleic acid binding activity, role in negative regulation of translation, ribosomal large subunit biogenesis and large ribosomal subunit, nucleolus localization) codes for MGNKAKGVKRSADKYNNKSSKKAKVAEKLPSPSSESERSEDRIDESDAESSSGDDLDISEDEDELDDLDDEDVKEDNDEEEQEEEEEEDQENGNNDNIDPNKKSSKEQHSEQKKVLNERKLQRKAGIQVQKIKSLWEKLRVTKPAPTKAQRDKLCDEVWELSHDVINDLVMKHDASRVVQTLVKYSSKERRDIIVNSLKGSFYQLATSAYGKYLLIKLLHYGSKESRAIIVDELHGKLRKLMRHKEGAYVVEDLYVLYSTSEQRQQMIREFWGSQYAVFRDSGKGKTVLDITRESAEKKQLIMSNLYGTIKASVEKGSTGFQILHAAMKEYVTVLKDDIDANDSAIRDFIDLLGEQFAELVHTQEGSDVACNLIALANAKERKVIIRGLKTHTNELIKNEYGNIVLITLFMTVDDTVLISKSFGAEIFTSELVPELIQDKFSRRPILYLLKGLDGKYFAPNVKNALLGYEELAYKKTSKKDKQQRKSELLERSISPIYKALLDEESIIKLLQVNIAAQVITELILTSTNVEDVNKNLRPQLVDTIFQKTICGDVLEDYHLLNKVPFVSRLVKSLIQGNEFKFDNESKKLVKTGQAASPGIGSEFAERVADEINVEDWVSGQPAFVLVSVIEVLQLEKSPKAEKLKKAIKKLSLSSDDKGAKLLKNII; via the coding sequence atggGTAACAAGGCCAAAGGAGTGAAGCGTTCTGCAGACAAATACAACAATAAGTCTTCTAAGAAGGCAAAGGTAGCTGAAAAACTTCCTTCACCTTCTTCCGAGAGCGAACGTTCAGAAGATCGAATTGATGAAAGTGACGCAGAATCCAGTTCTGGAGACGATTTGGATATCAGTGAGGACGAAGATGAATTAGATGACTtggatgatgaagatgtgAAAGAAGATAACGACGAAGAGGagcaagaagaagaagaggaagaggaCCAAGAAAATGGAAATAATGACAACATCGAtccaaacaaaaaatcatcaaaagAACAACATTCAGAACAGAAAAAGGTATTGAATGAACGTAAATTACAGAGAAAAGCAGGTATTCAAGTACagaaaattaaaagtttATGGGAAAAGTTGAGAGTCACCAAACCAGCTCCAACCAAAGCACAGCGTGATAAATTATGTGATGAAGTTTGGGAGTTATCTCATGATGTAATCAATGATCTTGTTATGAAACATGATGCTTCTCGTGTTGTTCAAACTTTAGTGAAATATTCTagtaaagaaagaagagaTATTATAGTGAATTCATTGAAAGGAtctttttatcaattggcAACTTCTGCATATGGGAagtatttgttgattaaGCTTTTGCATTATGGTTCTAAAGAATCTAGAGCTATTATCGTTGATGAATTACATGGTAAATTGCGTAAATTGATGAGACACAAAGAAGGTGCTtatgttgttgaagatttGTATGTGCTTTACTCGACTTCTGAACAAAGACAGCAAATGATTAGAGAATTCTGGGGATCACAGTATGCTGTTTTCCGAGACTCTGGTAAGGGGAAAACCGTTTTAGATATTACTAGAGAGCTGGctgaaaagaaacaattgattatgaGTAATTTATATGGTACCATTAAAGCCTCAGTTGAAAAGGGCTCTACCggatttcaaattttgcATGCTGCCATGAAAGAATATGTCACTGTATTGAAAGATGATATTGACGCTAACGATTCTGCTATTCgtgattttattgatttactTGGTGAACAATTTGCAGAGTTAGTTCATACCCAAGAAGGTTCTGATGTTGCTTGTAATTTAATTGCCCTTGCTAACGCTAAAGAACGTAAGGTAATTATCAGAGGTTTGAAAACCCATACTAAtgaattgatcaaaaatGAATATGGTAATATCGTTTTAATTACATTGTTCATGACTGTTGATGATACTGTTTTAATTTCTAAATCTTTTGGTGCAGAAATATTCACTTCTGAGTTAGTCCCCGAGTTAATTCAAGACAAATTTTCAAGAAGACCAATATTATACTTATTGAAAGGTTTAGATGGCAAATATTTTGCTCCTAATGTGAAGAATGCGTTATTAGGATATGAAGAATTGGCTTATAAAAAAACTTCCAAAAAGGATAAACAGCAGAGAAAATCAGAACTCTTGGAAAGATCAATACTGCCAATTTACAAGGCATTATTGGATGAAGAATctataatcaaattattgcAAGTAAACATTGCTGCTCAAGTAATCACTGAATTAATCCTCACATCAACCAACGTCGAGGACGTTAATAAAAACTTGAGACCTCAGTTGGTTGATacaattttccaaaaaacAATCTGTGGAGATGTGCTTGAAGATTACCATTTACTCAATAAAGTCCCATTTGTTTCAAGATTGGTGAAATCTTTAATTCAAGGTAACGAATTCAAGTTCGACAATGAGTCTAAGAAATTGGTGAAAACTGGTCAAGCAGCATCTCCTGGCATTGGCAGCGAGTTTGCAGAAAGGGTAGCTGATGAAATCAATGTCGAAGATTGGGTTTCTGGACAACCAGCTTTTGTTCTAGTATCTGTTATAGAAGTTTTgcaattggaaaaatccCCAAAGGCtgaaaagttgaaaaaagctataaagaaattatcTTTGTCCAGCGATGACAAAGGAGCAaaacttttaaaaaatattatttag
- the WH11 gene encoding Wh11p (White-phase yeast transcript; expression in opaques increases virulence/switching; mutant switches as WT; Hap43, hypoxia, ketoconazol induced; required for RPMI biofilm; Bcr1-induced in RPMI a/a biofilm; rat catheter, Spider biofilm induced), giving the protein MSDLGRKDIGDKIESKLTPDSQKSTPEQFKDKVTDSLDSAAGKATSENDKSFVQKASDAIFGDSK; this is encoded by the coding sequence ATGTCCGACTTAGGTAGAAAAGATATTGGTGATAAAATCGAATCCAAATTAACTCCAGATTCTCAAAAATCCACTCCAGAACAATTCAAGGATAAGGTTACTGACTCTCTTGACAGTGCTGCTGGTAAAGCTACTTCTGAAAACGACAAATCATTTGTCCAAAAAGCTTCTGATGCTATTTTTGGTGACTCCAAATAA
- the PEX2 gene encoding ubiquitin-protein ligase peroxin 2 (Ortholog(s) have ubiquitin-protein transferase activity, role in protein import into peroxisome matrix, protein polyubiquitination and peroxisomal importomer complex, peroxisomal membrane localization), which yields MIPISYPSPRVSQLDAGILDSELFSLLKEQLSSIFQLHSTSRYSFSQHPELYSLLLNLLIFRLTVWKSGSSYGSSLQNLKLTDSRSGKIIGSSRKALLGAVIIGGYLYKKLESYLFFLDESSTQNSHSTLDKLKNYLLINRTSILSGLENSLKIANLVNFTFFLVNGQYSSLVNRILGIIETPISSDLLKFNGSNVNYEFQNRQLVWNVMTEFLVFILPLLQLRKLGRMTRKLLGRSKNSLDVQSGNVPTLTSYTNLPVSECAICHDNNNQASQTGGRTFPSAGPVTNPYITNCGHVYCYVCISTRFNMIKVNGEDMPCLRCGKRLEWFEEFGLADGAVDEDAIVLSFENDESDEQEEESDEEGSITSEKEVHSYEPELSQNRIQRHLSERSTIFDDQSADEFSEDEYSEEEEFDADEMM from the coding sequence atgatCCCAATATCTTATCCTTCTCCCAGAGTTTCACAACTTGATGCTGGTATCTTGGACTCggaattattttcattattgaagGAACAACTTTCGTCGATTTTTCAACTACACAGTACAAGCAGATACTCATTTAGTCAACACCCGGAGCTATATTCATTGTTACTTAACTTATTAATCTTTAGACTCACGGTCTGGAAATCAGGTTCATCTTATGGTTCTTCTTTGCAAAATTTAAAGTTAACAGATTCAAGATCAGGGAAAATCATAGGGAGCTCTCGAAAAGCTTTATTAGGAGCTGTTATTATTGGTGGCTATTTGTACAAGAAATTGGAATCATacctcttcttcttggaTGAATCATCTACCCAAAATTCACATTCAACTTTggacaaattgaaaaattactTGTTGATCAATAGAACATCAATTCTTTCTGGATTGGAGAACTCTTTGAAAATTGCTAATTTGGTCAActttacattttttttagtaaaTGGACAATATTCATCGTTGGTTAATAGAATATTGGGAATAATAGAAACTCCAATATCATCggatttgttgaaattcAATGGAAGCAATGTAAATTATGAGTTTCAAAATAGACAATTGGTTTGGAATGTCATGACTGAGTTTCTTGTATTCATTTTGCCATTGTTGCAATTACGGAAATTGGGTAGAATGACAAGAAAACTATTAGGAAGGTCAAAGAATTCATTAGACGTTCAATCAGGGAACGTTCCAACTTTGACTTCATATACAAATTTACCTGTTTCAGAATGCGCCATATGTCATGACAATAACAATCAGGCATCACAGACGGGTGGTAGGACTTTTCCATCTGCAGGACCTGTCACCAATCCTTATATTACTAATTGTGGACATGTATATTGTTATGTGTGCATTTCCACGCGGTTCAATATGATTAAAGTCAATGGTGAAGATATGCCCTGCCTTCGTTGTGGTAAAAGATTGGAATggtttgaagaatttggaTTAGCTGATGGTGcagttgatgaagatgcTATTGTATTgagttttgaaaatgatgaaagtGACGAGCAAGAAGAGGAGCTGGACGAAGAAGGTAGTATAACAAGCGAAAAAGAAGTCCATTCTTATGAACCTGAACTCAGTCAAAACCGAATTCAGAGACACTTGAGTGAGCggtcaacaatttttgacGACCAGAGTGCAGATGAGTTTAGTGAGGATGAATATAGTGAAGAAGAGGAATTCGATGCTGATGAAATGATGTAA
- a CDS encoding uncharacterized protein (Ortholog(s) have structural constituent of nuclear pore activity), whose product MSIFKPRTIVKQSSTLPTATIHELTKNQHYCVSKLPALPSVFKSQADSFTNAYSDSESNYSLVINEDSIFVWCYKSTDATPLSIEFPIDKSIFQLPMAILTRPSSGTGQDPGLVILDSVSGLIKFYESVQHAPTLGLINDKSLEIDIPLKKDEYITLAENVEPAGIVIATSLQRCILISLRDFKSKPQLGYMELLNNEGFLQRFFKPETNEIVAIRSGKITNHGTIQEILVLDSSGNFYLYNYNLFSATASPYVDKKKSFRQCIRVEFDAYPGSNQFATFLDIWPVDDIYLALCQIEQSLYLVTLRIDKSGALPFGSHKLKTANFPSSKPKLYLPKPGKTAFVIIDNSVILTDLNTSYIESKNTLTYYKPRWEDVVRFKSSVEFVGSGFENQSPNSNPAVILISKNFGVVRIEKFPESQTDTAIEPLAIVRSHIEQAIFYSDVHEIDFDLSQRFGKDVIQRAIETIIEEILTSTSSYFPKTLPSISDLTNLKVKLYRKLIEYVKRNFDISIIPQIVENLEKTDVAHQMWTIVDANQEMKTVLETQLGDIREFFTHNVADINPVLTKFIENLVEKDLPTVPLVVKTLYNGVYLNEVEYVTQISKSWVFTTNLIIRAEEIFTRNFVESEGDPIVAYHLVQVLYYFVNSAIAYMRLTPENKAHLQDYQIWYNNRKQYWIGVLLKAGLEKEATEIAEKYHDFASLARILDIHQEETNSTDQSNYSKYFEEYGYSFASCVYDYYLEKNKIQELLLSFTNYKHFLLQYFKENPKKTANVSWIRYLLDTEFAEASNSLIVAAEENDSLDNQHIKYSLAKLSSVASGNGDNLKDINHELLIIKYQKIIKHSTADNGRIEAIKKPTFTKNFVNQEIDKQFIEPIVDIYFDRFVGGFELNNSEIINLLTTVKPSISNKSGFSYAFKIAESIYNKSIANYYSSMVLVRLLVLGDEKLYQVNDNDKTTKRKAKESALYKTLKQNPGAISKLDQLLNNPEINNAEYEDSITIKEFNESLLSQLTKQLGNAKFKSWVEAVKEQARI is encoded by the coding sequence ATGTCAATATTCAAGCCACGTACTATTGTTAAACAATCAAGTACTTTACCTACAGCGACTATTCATGAACTTACAAAGAACCAACATTATTGTGTATCAAAATTACCAGCATTACCTTCAGTGTTCAAATCTCAAGCTGATTCATTCACTAATGCTTACTCAGATTCAGAATCAAACTATTCATTAGTGATTAATGAAGattcaatatttgtttGGTGTTACAAATCTACTGACGCAACTCCATTATCTATTGAATTCccaattgataaatctaTATTTCAATTACCAATGGCGATTTTGACAAGACCATCAAGCGGTACTGGCCAAGACCCAGGATTAGTTATATTAGATTCTGTATCAGGATTAATAAAGTTTTATGAAAGTGTACAACATGCCCCTACATTGGGATtgattaatgataaatcattGGAAATAGATATTCCCttgaaaaaagatgaaTACATAACTTTAGCAGAAAACGTTGAACCAGCAGGAATAGTGATTGCCACTTCTTTACAAAGATGTATTTTAATTTCTCTTAGGGATTTCAAAAGTAAACCACAATTAGGGTACatggaattattaaataatgaagGTTTTTTACAAAGGTTTTTCAAACCAGAAACTAATGAAATCGTGGCAATTAGATCAGGGAAAATTACCAACCACGGAACAATTCAAGAAATACTTGTATTGGATTCTTCTggtaatttttatttatataactataatttgttttcagCAACTGCTTCTCCTTATGTCGATAAGAAAAAATCATTCAGACAATGTATCCGGGTTGAATTTGATGCATACCCAGGATCTAATCAGTTTGCTACATTTTTAGATATTTGGCCCGttgatgatatttattTGGCTCTCTGTCAAATAGAGCAAAGCTTATATTTGGTGACTTTAAGAATCGATAAATCAGGGGCATTACCGTTCGGGTCCCACAAGTTGAAAACAGCCAACTTCCCATCTTCCAAACCAAAACTTTATTTGCCTAAACCGGGCAAGACAGCATTTGTCATCATTGACAATTCTGTAATACTCACCGATTTGAATACTTCATATATCGAATCCAAAAATACTTTGACGTATTATAAACCAAGATGGGAGGATGTTGTCAGATTCAAATCTTCGGTTGAATTTGTTGGTAGtggatttgaaaatcaatcCCCCAATTCCAACCCAGCAGTGATTTTGATAAGTAAAAattttggtgttgttaGAATTGAGAAATTCCCTGAATCTCAAACTGATACAGCCATTGAACCATTGGCTATTGTCAGGTCTCATATCGAACAAGCAATCTTTTATTCTGATGTTCATGAAAtagattttgatttatccCAAAGATTTGGAAAAGATGTTATCCAAAGGGCCATTGAAACTATTATTGAAGAGATATTAACCTCGACTTCATCATATTTCCCTAAAACTTTACCGTCAATATCAGATTTGacaaatttgaaagttAAACTATACAGAAAACTTATTGAATATGTAAAGAGAAATTTCGACATCTCAATAATTCCGCAAATTGTGGAGAATCTAGAAAAAACTGATGTTGCTCATCAAATGTGGACTATAGTTGACGCTAACCAAGAGATGAAAACCGTGTTAGAGACTCAATTGGGTGACATAAGAGAATTTTTCACTCATAACGTTGCTGACATAAATCCAGTGCTTACAAAATTTATTGAGAATTTGGTGGAGAAAGATTTACCAACAGTTCCATTGGTAGTAAAAACATTATACAATGGAGTATATTTAAATGAAGTTGAGTACGTGAcccaaatttcaaaatcatgGGTATTCAcaacaaatttaattatcAGAGCAGAAGAAATTTTCACTCgtaattttgttgaatctGAAGGTGACCCTATAGTAGCTTATCATTTGGTGCAAGTCTTGTATTATTTTGTGAATAGTGCAATTGCTTATATGAGATTAACACCAGAAAATAAGGCCCATCTTCAAGATTATCAGATTTGGTATAATAATCGTAAGCAGTATTGGATTGGAGTGTTATTAAAAGCTGGCCTTGAAAAAGAAGCCACAGAAATTGCCGAAAAATACCATGATTTTGCTTCTTTAGCAAGAATTTTAGatatacaccaagaagaaacCAATTCAACTGATCAATCAAACTATagtaaatattttgaagaGTATGGTTACAGTTTCGCCAGTTGTGtttatgattattatttagaGAAGAACAAGATTCAGGAATTACTATTATCTTTCACAAATTATAAACACTTTCTTTTGCAATATTTTAAAGAAAACCCCAAGAAAACAGCTAATGTATCATGGATCAGATATTTATTGGATACTGAGTTTGCAGAAGCATCGAATTCTTTAATTGTGGCAGCTGAAGAGAACGACAGTTTAGACAATCAACACATCAAATACTCACTTGCCAAACTATCTTCTGTTGCATCTGGGAACGGCGacaatttgaaagataTCAACCATGAATTGTTAATCattaaatatcaaaaaattatcaaacatCTGACTGCAGACAATGGTAGAATAGAGGCCATTAAAAAACCAACATTTACAAAGAATTTTGTCAACCAAGAAATAGacaaacaatttattgaaccaattgttgatatttattTCGATAGATTTGTCGGTGgatttgaattaaataacagtgaaattatcaatttattgacTACAGTAAAaccatcaatttcaaacaaatctGGATTCTCGTATGCCTTTAAAATTGCTGAATCAATCTACAATAAAAGTATAGCTAATTACTATTCTAGTATGGTATTAGTGCGTTTATTAGTTTTGggtgatgaaaaattatatcaaGTGAATGACAATGATAAAACCACTAAAAGAAAAGCTAAAGAGTCAGCTTTATATAAAACTTTGAAACAGAATCCAGGTGCTATTTCTAAActtgatcaattattaaataatccGGAAATAAATAATGCTGAGTATGAGGATAGCATTACTATCAAGGAATTCAACGAGTCATTGTTAAGTCAATTAACAAAACAGCTTGGAAATGCTAAATTCAAGTCCTGGGTTGAAGCAGTGAAAGAACAAGCCAGAATTTAG
- the CDC21 gene encoding thymidylate synthase (Putative thymidylate synthase; flucytosine induced; rat catheter biofilm repressed; Spider biofilm repressed): MTVSPNTAEQAYLDLCKRIIDEGEHRPDRTGTGTKSLFAPPQLRFDLSNDTFPLLTTKKVFSKGIIHELLWFVAGSTDAKILSEKGVKIWEGNGSREFLDKLGLTHRREGDLGPVYGFQWRHFGAEYKDCDSDYTGQGFDQLQDVIKKLKTNPYDRRIIMSAWNPPDFAKMALPPCHVFCQFYVNFPTSSPDPNNPKQAKTAKPKLSCLLYQRSCDMGLGVPFNIASYALLTKMIAHVVDMDCGEFIHTLGDAHVYLDHIDALKEQFERIPKQFPKLVIKEERKNEIKSIDDFKFEDFEIVGYEPYPPIKMKMSV; the protein is encoded by the coding sequence ATGACTGTATCACCTAACACTGCAGAGCAAGCATATCTTGATTTATGTAAAAGGATTATAGATGAAGGTGAACATCGTCCTGATAGAACTGGTACAGGCACAAAATCGCTCTTTGCACCACCACAATTaagatttgatttatcaaatgataCTTTTCCTTTATTAACCACTAAAAAAGTATTTTCAAAAGGGATCATACATGAATTATTATGGTTTGTTGCTGGCTCTACTGATGCTAAAATATTAAGTGAAAAGGGAGTGAAGATTTGGGAAGGCAATGGATCTCGTGAATTTTTGGACAAATTAGGGTTGACTCATCGTCGTGAAGGAGATTTGGGACCAGTTTACGGGTTCCAATGGAGACATTTTGGAGCAGAATATAAAGATTGTGATTCCGATTATACCGGTCAAggatttgatcaattacaagacgttattaaaaaattgaaaacaaatccATATGATAGAAGAATTATCATGTCTGCTTGGAATCCGCCAGATTTTGCTAAAATGGCCTTGCCTCCATGTCACGTTTTCTGTCAATTTTATGTGAATTTCCCTACATCTCTGCCGGACCCAAATAATCCTAAACAAGCTAAAACGGCCAAACCAAAATTATCTTGTTTATTGTATCAAAGGTCTTGTGATATGGGGTTAGGTGTACCATTTAATATTGCATCCTACGCTTTATTAACCAAGATGATTGCACATGTGGTGGATATGGACTGTGGTGAATTCATTCATACTTTAGGTGATGCACATGTCTATTTGGACCATATAGATGCCTTAAAAgaacaatttgaaagaatCCCTAAACAATTTCCCAAATTAGTTATCAAagaggaaagaaaaaatgaGATTAAGtctattgatgattttaaatttgaagatttcGAAATAGTTGGATATGAACCATATCCACctataaaaatgaaaatgagTGTGTGA
- the DAD2 gene encoding Dad2p (Essential subunit of the Dam1 (DASH) complex, which acts in chromosome segregation by coupling kinetochores to spindle microtubules), which produces MSKTNTAIYQKIAEKRANLERFREFKELTDDLVLQLESIGDKLETMNGGTASVALILANWKSVVQSISLASLALMKESNDNNKEAFPEPLVRVRVGQSNEENQDEEEADEEEGVRDSEEVEESTE; this is translated from the coding sequence ATGCTGAAAACAAATACTGCTATATACCAAAAGATTGCTGAAAAAAGAGCAAACTTGGAACGATTTAGGGAATTTAAAGAATTGACAGATGATTTGGTTTTACAACTAGAGTCTATAGGTGACAAATTAGAGACGATGAATGGAGGAACTGCCAGTGTAGCATTAATTTTAGCAAACTGGAAGAGTGTGGTACAATCTATTTCATTAGCATCTCTAGCTTTAATGAAAGAGtctaatgataataacaaaGAGGCTTTCCCTGAACCATTAGTAAGAGTGCGTGTTGGACAAtcaaatgaagaaaatcaagacgaagaagaagcagatgaagaagaaggtgTTAGAGATAgtgaagaagttgaagaatCCACGGAATAA
- a CDS encoding uncharacterized protein (Ortholog(s) have mitochondrial inner membrane localization) — protein sequence MFRSLVRKTTPLLAFGVGIAAFPKDWRKGQFGDKKLLVINDSVLEQIRSTDRYKQLVNDPNLKHYNSSHAFPDQHHKNYVNTGLLFGPDLMEIDPIVFLDEKNGELTSFYHLGDKLISQDGQIHNGIVSTILDEGLCSAGFPLLPSKKGVTASLSIDFKNQAPPQSTVVLHAKVKEAKGRKVVIEGYLETLPLNKSETPLLIAESKCVLVEPKWFKYFAWLQV from the coding sequence ATGTTCAGATCATTAGTCAGAAAAACAACACCCTTGCTTGCATTTGGGGTAGGAATAGCAGCGTTTCCCAAAGATTGGAGAAAAGGTCAATTTGGAGATAAAAAGTTGTTGGTGATCAATGATTCAGTTCTAGAGCAAATTAGGTCCACTGATAGGTATAAACAGTTGGTCAACGACCCTAATCTCAAACATTACAATTCCAGCCACGCTTTCCCAGATCAACATCATAAAAATTACGTGAATACCGGGCTTTTGTTTGGACCCGATTTAATGGAAATAGATCCAATAGTATTTCTTGATGAAAAGAATGGGGAGTTGACCAGTTTTTATCACTTGGGGGATAAGCTAATTAGTCAAGATGGTCAAATTCATAATGGGATTGTCTCCACAATTTTGGATGAAGGATTGTGTTCTGCCGGATTCCCATTATTACCTTCGAAGAAGGGGGTCACTGCCAGTCTACtgattgatttcaaaaaccAAGCACCGCCACAAAGTACTGTAGTGCTACATGCAAAGGTCAAGGAGGCAAAGGGTAGAAAAGTCGTTATTGAAGGCTACTTGGAAACTTTGCCATTGAATAAATCTGAAACACCATTGTTGATTGCTGAGTCCAAATGTGTGCTTGTTGAACCAAAATGGTTCAAATACTTTGCTTGGTTGCAAGTCTAG
- the SGO1 gene encoding Sgo1p (Component of the spindle checkpoint; cell-cycle regulated periodic mRNA expression): protein MARRSEIPISDRGARRRSSINITNNLPPSSSSSSSSSSKEINLGEDELIQTYVDQNRILAKRNAIYSTKITELENKLNQSNLENTRLRNTLLSLVTSIESNVMTNVNNILQSIQQSRITNGLPRNAQLDCLGQSERPETSTPLNSTSSTPAFNIEESTVKESKTNNYGVPQYFKRKSPEEKEELLEKFSTILEQSESDDLVTVANITTTTKNEDRTTWELPPASSESKLPLESTFNEKISVLQEDSEQTNTKIMENPSSSSSSSSGSQINSDEPISTLKSKSKTTKETEEKGKKPSSKTTKKSTSLVKTEEKPNTETVATEPVVTARASSEELPPRRPSRNRKEVSYKPLSMRAKMRRESIKMLDAVGDNVLINYSTSSKKRANESQQQQEPKDPEEPQNKRKALSNITNTAKSTNKKHQSLDPFAQADLSIFDFQEDKKSQRNRRYTTIG, encoded by the coding sequence ATGGCAAGGAGATCGGAAATCCCCATTAGTGATAGGGGGGCAAGACGACGTCTGTCGATAAATATAACAAATAATCTACCCCCAagttcttcttcatcatcatcttcatcatctaaGGAAATTAACTTGGGTgaagatgaattaattCAAACATATGTGGATCAAAACAGAATATTAGCTAAAAGAAATGCAATTTACTCCACCAAAATAACAGaattagaaaataaattaaatcaatctAACTTGGAGAATACTAGACTACGCAATACGCTTTTGTCTTTAGTAACTTCCATTGAGTCGAATGTGATGACTAATGTCAACAATATCTTACAACTGATTCAACAATCAAGAATAACTAATGGATTACCAAGAAACGCACAGCTAGACTGTTTGGGCCAACTGGAAAGACCAGAAACTTCCACCCCTTTAAATTCAACATCGTCAACACCAGCTTTTAATATCGAGGAAAGTACCGTTAAAGAATCCAAAACTAACAACTATGGTGTTCCtcaatatttcaaaagaaaatcacCAGAAGAAAAGGAAGAGCTATTAGAAAagttttcaacaattttggAACAACTGGAATCAGATGATTTGGTGACGGTCGCCAATATTACCACTACCACAAAAAACGAAGATAGAACCACTTGGGAACTACCTCCAGCAAGTAGTGAATCAAAATTGCCCTTGGAATCTACGTTCAATGAGAAAATTTCTGTATTACAAGAAGACCTGGAACAAACAAATACTAAAATAATGGAGAATCCAAGCTCAAGTTCAAGTTCAAGTTCAGGTTCACAAATCAACAGTGATGAGCCTATATCCACACTCAAACTGAAATCAAAGACAACCAAAGAAACCGAAGAAAAGGGTAAAAAACCTAGTAGCAAAACAACTAAAAAATCTACTTCTTTGGTTAAAACTGAAGAGAAGCCAAATACTGAAACCGTAGCAACTGAACCAGTGGTAACTGCACGTGCATCATCAGAAGAACTTCCTCCAAGAAGACCTTCACGGAATAGAAAAGAAGTGAGCTACAAGCCATTATCCATGCGTGCTAAAATGAGAAGAGAATCTATAAAAATGTTGGATGCTGTTGGTGATAATgtgttaataaattattccACGAGTTCGAAAAAAAGAGCCAATgaatcacaacaacaacaagaaccaAAAGATCCAGAAGAACCTCAAAATAAACGTAAAGCATTATCTAATATAACCAATACAGCAAAgtcaacaaacaaaaagcATCAATCATTAGACCCATTTGCTCAGGctgatttatcaatatttgattttcaagAGGATAAAAAATCACAAAGAAATCGTAGATATACAACCATTGGCTAA